From the Phyllobacterium sp. T1293 genome, the window AAGTGGCACTTGGCACCCACCCTCCCCAACGTGGGGAGGGTCGCTGTGCAGCAGCGGGGGGACGCCCCTCGATAAACGCCGCATGATTTTGGTTCCGCACCCCCACCCCCGACCTTTTGGTCCAACCCTCCCCACAAGGGGGAGGGTAAGGGTGGTGCCATCTTAACCCTTACTGTAACCGGTCCAGCACTTTGCGCTGGGCATGCATTTCCAAAAAAATACGGTAATCCCGATCAAAGCGTGTCCGAGCCTTCGGTTCCGGCTGGCGGGGATGCCCGCCCTGTTTCATGGCCATGCAGGCGGCGGGCAGATCAGGATAAAGTCCCGCAGCCGTTGCCGCCACCATGGCAGTTCCAAGCAGCACTGCATCTTCAGCCGCCGAGGTAATGACGGTGCATCCCGTCGCGTCGGCATAAAGCTCCATCAGCAATGGATTTTTGGTGTGCCCACCGGTGACATGCATCGTATCAATGGCATAGCCGCGCTCGTTCAGCGCATCGAGAACATGGCGCACGCCAAGCGCAATGCCGACGGAAGTGCGCCAGTAGAGACGGCACAGACTGTCAAATGATGCATCGAGCGTCAGACCGCTGATCACGCCCACCGCATGCGGGTCCGCCAATGGCGACCGGTTGCCGTGAAAATCCGGCAGAACATGCAGGCGGCCAGCAAGATCAAGCCCTTCCTTTTCCCGCAGTTCCATGACGCGATCGGTGATTTTCTTGTGCAGGGCCGCATTGGGTTCGCCTGCGGCACCATGCCAGCGAATAATATGATCGAGCAGCGCGCCGGAAACGGACTGCCCGCCTTCACTCAACCAGCAATCCGGCAGCGCGGCACCATAATAAGGCCCCCAGACACCATTGAAGGAAATCGGCTCCTGCGACAGGGCCATCAGACAGCTGGAGGTTCCGGCGATCAAAGCCAGATGGCGGTCAATCTCCGAGAGATCGCCAGCAAAACCACCGAGGACACCCAGCGCTCCCGCATAAGCATCGATCAGACCTGCGCCGACATGGCAGCGGGTGGTCAATCCCAGAGCTTTTGCCGCCTCCGGGGTCAACGTGCCAACATCGGTACCGACAGGACTTGCTCGCACAGGCAGATTGCCGCGCTCAACCATATCATCAAGACCGACAGCCTTGAGATAATCCGTCTGCCAACCCGGCTCTTCATGGGCGAGATAAGTCCATTTGCAGGTAATCGTACACTGCGAGCGCGCCAGCGAACCGGATGCTTTCCAGCTAAGGAAATCGGCAAGGTCAAAGAAATAACCTGACTTGTTCCATGTTTCAGGCAGATGCCGCTTCAGCCACATCAGTTTTGGTGTCTGCATTTCCGGCGACATGACGCCGCCGAGATATTTCAGGACATCGTGCCCCGTTGCCGTGCATTCATCTGCCTCATCAAGTGCGCGGTGATCCAGCCAGACGATCGTGTCCCAGCGATTATCGCCTTCGGTCGACACGGTCAGCGGTTTGCCGTCCGTGTCGCGCACCACCAGCGAGCAGGTGGCATCAAAGCTGATACCGGTTATATCCGATGGATCGACCTTTGCCGCAGCTATCGCGCCCTGTACGGCAATACAGACGGACTTCCATATATCTTCCGAATTGTGCTCGGCATGGTCAGGCAGTGGGCGATTCATCAAAATGGGGTGCTCGACCCGCCCCAGCAGATTGCCTTTGGTGTCAAGAATACCCGCCCGGGCGCTTCCTGTTCCCACATCCACAGCACATACGAAATCTGGCATTCGAACCTTCCGGCTTGTCGTGAACCGGAACGCTCTATTGAACGTTTGTTCGGGCTTGCAATAGCGATAGCAAACCTGGCAATTCCAGCATGTCGCCGAATATAAGGTCTGGCCCGAGAGACGCAAGCGCAGCTTCCAGCCTACCACCGCGTGCATGGGTTCCGCCGGTAAAGGCAAAAACTTTCATCCCGGCACGTTTGGCCGCTTCAATGCCCGCAGGACTGTCTTCAATGACCACGCACTCCTCAGGCGCAGTATTCATGGATTTGGCCGCGTGCAGAAACAGATCGGGGGCCGGCTTGCCGTGCTTGACCATCGTTGCGCTGAAAATATTCGGTTCGAGCAGATCAAGCAGCCCGGTCAATTTGAGCGAGAGCCGAATCCGTTCCGGCTGGCTTGATGAGGCGACGCAGCGCGGCAGGTCAAGCCGGGTCAAGGTCTCTGCAATACCGGGGATCGGCTTCAGGTCTTTTCGGAAGCGTGCGTAGAGATTGGCGCGCATATCCTCCAGATCCGCATCACTGGCGGCAAAGCCATAATCCTCATGCAGAATCTTGCTGATCGTCGTCATGCTGCGCCCCAGAAACATCTCATATGCTTCATCTTCGGACAATGACGTGCCGCTTTTCGCGATCATGTCGAGCAACACGGCAATGGAGATCGGCTCGCTGTCGACGAGCACCCCATCACAATCGAAGATGACGAGCTTTGTCATGGCGTCAGAGCTTGTCAGCGAGATAGAGCGTCAGCGTCTCGCGCGTGCCCTTTTCCCAAAGGGTTTTGAGAATACGGGAAAAGGATTCCACGAAAACGGGTGATGTTCCGACGTCACCAAAAATATCTGACATTGCCAGAAATGCCTTGGGATCGCTTTTGGCTTTCACTGCTACCGTCTTCAATCGCTCCGCATTTGCATCAAGATAGTTCGTCGGCTTGCCGCTATCGGTCGTTCCCTCGCAGAATCGGCACCAGAGTGCCGATACCAGCGAAAGGCCGGTA encodes:
- a CDS encoding FGGY-family carbohydrate kinase, which produces MPDFVCAVDVGTGSARAGILDTKGNLLGRVEHPILMNRPLPDHAEHNSEDIWKSVCIAVQGAIAAAKVDPSDITGISFDATCSLVVRDTDGKPLTVSTEGDNRWDTIVWLDHRALDEADECTATGHDVLKYLGGVMSPEMQTPKLMWLKRHLPETWNKSGYFFDLADFLSWKASGSLARSQCTITCKWTYLAHEEPGWQTDYLKAVGLDDMVERGNLPVRASPVGTDVGTLTPEAAKALGLTTRCHVGAGLIDAYAGALGVLGGFAGDLSEIDRHLALIAGTSSCLMALSQEPISFNGVWGPYYGAALPDCWLSEGGQSVSGALLDHIIRWHGAAGEPNAALHKKITDRVMELREKEGLDLAGRLHVLPDFHGNRSPLADPHAVGVISGLTLDASFDSLCRLYWRTSVGIALGVRHVLDALNERGYAIDTMHVTGGHTKNPLLMELYADATGCTVITSAAEDAVLLGTAMVAATAAGLYPDLPAACMAMKQGGHPRQPEPKARTRFDRDYRIFLEMHAQRKVLDRLQ
- a CDS encoding HAD family hydrolase; translation: MTKLVIFDCDGVLVDSEPISIAVLLDMIAKSGTSLSEDEAYEMFLGRSMTTISKILHEDYGFAASDADLEDMRANLYARFRKDLKPIPGIAETLTRLDLPRCVASSSQPERIRLSLKLTGLLDLLEPNIFSATMVKHGKPAPDLFLHAAKSMNTAPEECVVIEDSPAGIEAAKRAGMKVFAFTGGTHARGGRLEAALASLGPDLIFGDMLELPGLLSLLQARTNVQ